A stretch of the Vidua chalybeata isolate OUT-0048 chromosome Z, bVidCha1 merged haplotype, whole genome shotgun sequence genome encodes the following:
- the LOC128781851 gene encoding uncharacterized protein LOC128781851 yields the protein MATDTDGNCAICQDTWDDVASTLPCGHQFCRGCILRWAHTNPSCPLCRGAIETVRFSDDAGDSLEIVITAPEQLPAATSSSERAPGSQDENSPHGPVPAYPSSPQNTPARAVGGVLPEVWAQLFRRRRELLEPVRTWLSQRMEAIQREQWWMARSTQSAILYALCVYGPDQEVMIQSLQGVLEEHTVPLVQGTIDIIVRHCSSGAQRLLRSHTAADEDDSPAASSSSSTSISIFSSFSSPNNPNSSSPNNPSSPSSNSPSSSSWMWTPASSPEVPTEEEEEAATTEATPSRDQSHPPAVVVSPEQDQPQDEAGPSVQSTSLRPCGPTQGRRCLPGQPRQSLKRKASDSPHLCKRSPRQ from the coding sequence ATGGCCACAGACACAGATGGCAACTGTGCCATCTGCCAGGACACCTGGGATGATGTGGCTTCTACTCTGCCCTGTGGCCACCAGTTCTGCCGGGGCTGCATTCTGCGATGGGCACACACAAATCCATCATGCCCACTGTGCAGAGGAGCAATAGAGACTGTCAGGTTTTCTGATGATGCCGGTGACTCTCTAGAGATTGTCATCACAGCccctgagcagctgccagcagccacgAGCTCATCAGAACGAGCTCCCGGCAGCCAGGATGAGAACAGCCCCCATGGCCCTGTGCCAGCCTATCCCTCTTCTCCTCAGAACACACCAGCCAGAGCTGTCGGTGGTGTCCTGCCCGAGGTCTGGGCACAGCTTTTCCGCCGCCGCCGGGAACTTCTGGAGCCTGTGCGGACTTGGCTGAGCCAGAGGATGGAGGCCATCCAAAGGGAGCAGTGGTGGATGGCAAGGAGCACACAGAGTGCCATCCTGTATGCTCTCTGTGTGTATGGGCCAGACCAGGAGGTCATGATCCAGAGTTTACAGGGTGTCCTGGAGGAACACACAGTGCCACTGGTCCAGGGCACCATCGACATCATTGTGAGACACTGCAGCTCAGGGGCTCAGAGGCTGCTGCGCTCCCACACTGCTGCAGATGAGGAtgacagcccagcagccagcagcagctccagcacatccATTTCAAtcttctccagcttctccagcccAAACAACCCCAACTCCTCCAGCCccaacaaccccagctcccccagctccaatagccccagctccagctcttggATGTGGActccagccagcagccctgAAGTCCccacagaggaagaagaggaagctgCCACAACGGAGGCCACCCCCAGCAGGGATCAAAGCCACCCCCCAGCTGTGgtggtgtccccagagcaggacCAGCCCCAGGATGAGGCAGGTCCCTCTGTCCAGAGCACCAGCCTCAGACCCTGTGGTCCCACCCAAGGCAGGCGCTGCTTGCCTGGGCAGCCCCGGCAGTCTCTAAAGAGAAAGGCCTCGGACTCTCCACACCTGTGCAAGAGATCCCCCCGCCAGTAG